Sequence from the Leptospira johnsonii genome:
TCACCTCCAGGGCGTCTACAAGTCGACGAATCAAGTTATTGATCGTGGCCCTCATAGAGATTGGAGCTCCTATCATTACGGATAATTCTTCTAATGCAGTGTGAAGTTTGGGATTATTTCTAAAACTCCAATAATCTATCCACTTATACAATTTATTGTTCAGAGAACCTAAAAAGTAGGCTGCGACTACTACATAGAATAAATTCCACTCTCTCTGATGTTTTCCTAAAAATCCTGGATTCCATCTTACAAAAAACTCCAGACCGAACAAATATCCGAATGTTAAGATCAAGATAGAATAAATAGAAGTTAAGGAAGAACTGAAAGCGATCTGGACTGGGACCAACGAATAAGTATAAGTCCCGAATATGATCAGGACCGGAAATAAGATCAGGGCCGTCATCAAATAAGGACGGATCATGAAGAAACTTTTAGTCGTTCCTAATTCCGCCATTAAGAACGGAACGATCGTAATTAAGAAGAAGGCTAAAACTATACTAAGCTTCTTGGAAACTTCCTGAAAAGTCCCCTTGTTCCTAAATGTATGAGATACCAACTGCAAGATACAAATTCCGGCAGAGAATACGTTGAAGTAAATTCCATTGATGGATAGGAACTGGAATAGATCCGGATTTCCTTTCTGGGAAAGCCCTACAAATCCTGCGACTAAGGAAAAAATTACCTGGGGCGCAAACCATCTAGATGGGATCTCTTTCCCTCTCAATCTGAAGGAAACGTCTAAGACCAAAAATCCAGTGAAGTATAAGAAGAAGAAAAAAGGAAAAAGGAAATCGTGGAACGCTAATAAGAAGAAGTTAAATAAGAATAAGGAAGATAAGGATCCGAATAATAAGAAAATGTATAAGTCTCTCGTATAAAAGAAAAACCAGATCGCCACTAAAAAGTATAATAAAGATAAAAATATATCCGGTAAGAAGTCTTTCAGTACTTCGAATGAAGATCTCATATCTAAGGAAAGACTTTTGACTACGCTACCTTCTTTTGCAAAAAAATGAAATTGGTGTCCTGATAATCCGTAATCAGCTCCGAGCTTTCGAACGATCTCATATTCGATAAGGTCTATTCTCATTCCGACTAGATCTGTATGAGATCCGCTGGAAACCGCGACTTTTCCGTTTGGATAAAAATAAAAAGGAAATCTTGCTTCTTTAGAATAAGAATTCAATAATCCCGAGAAGAGGATCAAACTGAATAGGATTACGGAAAGAAATACGATGAGTATATTTCTCACGGCTGTATCCCCAAGTGTTGGAAAGAAATGATATTACGATCATTCCAAGTTAAGAAGAGTGCATCTTTTCCGGGAGTTTCTATATTTTCCCAGCCGATAGATGCTAAATTTCGATCAGGTTTGGAAGCATCGAATAATTTAAATTTTTTCCCTATGAATCTAAGAGAGATCTTACCTGTCTCTTTCTGTACCATTCCTACGGCGAGGTCATATCGTTCTGTCCATGAGATTTCTTTTAAGTTGTCTTCGACCAACGATTTGATCTGAAGAATGTTCTTTAATTCTCCGTTCAGTCTGGAAGAATATAAGGTCCCCAATATATAACAAAGTGCTAAAACAGAAACTGCGTTGGTTACACTCAAGCGTAAGAATACAAAATAGAAATCTCCGGAAGGACTTTGGAAAAATTCCAGAAGTTCACCAGGTTCCCTCGATAGCAGATCAATTTTGATATCTCCTACCATAGGAGGCTCAGGAGATTCCAAAAACTTACGGATCTTGCCTGCGTTCTCCAATTCTTTTCTGTATTTTTTATTTTCTGCAATTTGAGAAGATAAAATCTGATTATGAACTGCTAACGCACATTTTCCGGCCAAGAAGCCAAGTTCATGTCTTACATTGTCTTTTGGAATATTAGAAACAGCTAAAAAGCCGAAAAGTTTTTCTCGGAACACGAAAGGAAGAATGAAATTCGCTCTTAAACTTACGAAATCTTCGTTGATAATTTTATTTTGGTCCGGTTCTCCGATCATTGCTCCGGATCTTTTATTCAAGATATAAGTAAGAAGCGCCGCTCTAGGATTGATCCCTTCGAATGTGTTTACCTTTCTTTGTTTTTTGTGAGCATAAGTATATAATTCGTAATGGACCAGATCATTCTTTAAAATAGCCAATTTCCCGAAATTGCTATTGGTCAATCTTACCAACTCGGGAAATACGTTCTTGATCAATCCTTCCGAATCGAATCTTCTGTGAGCGAGTCTAGAAGAACCAGGGTCATCGCTTAAGTATTCTGAAACGAATGTAGACTTTAAGAAGCCTGAAATTTTTTCCTGGATAGGTAATATCCCGAAAACCCCGAAGACCAAACAAGTAAGGACCGCAATCTCACTTACAAATTCTATTTCTTTAGGAAGAAGATAAATACTGAGTTCATATAAACCTAGGATCACGAATACGGAAAGTAATCGTACGGCTATAGTAATAACCGAGGAGATAAGTCGTAGATCAGAAAAATAGGTTTTCACGTTTCAGGGATTCGATACGGACTCGGCAAACTTAGGTTGTGTAGTATGCGTTTTCCTTCACGTAACCTTCGGTCAGGTCGCATCCCCAGAACACCATCTCTTTGTTTCCCGTATTCAATACCACATCGACGAAGATCTCGGAATTCTTTTTTAGATACTCCGATAATTTTTTGAGTGTTTCAGAGTCTGCACCTTTGACCGGAAGTCCTCCGAAATAAATTTCCAAAGAGTCAAAAGGGATAGGTTCATCGAAAACTTTACCGACTGCCATTACCAATCTTCCCCAATTCGGATCTCCTCCATAAATTGCGGTTTTGATCAATGGAGAATTCAAAATGGATTTTCCGATCTTTCTGGCCTGGGACTCATCTTTTGATTTTTTTACCCGGACTTCGATCAATTTGGTTGCACCTTCTCCATCTCTCGCCACTTCTTTGGCAAGATCGGTACATATTTCTAAAAGTGCCGATTTGAATTCGTTTGCATCTACGGAACCAGCAAGACCATTACTAAGTAAAGCAACGGTATCGGAGGTAGAAGTATCCGAATCGATTGTGATACAATTAAAACTTAAGTCCACGCAATCTTTTAAGATTGGATAAACTTCTCCTTCTACCTGGGCGTCTGTGAGAATATAAGAAAGCATAGTCGCCATATTCGGCTCTATCATCCCCGCACCCTTTGCCATACCGAAG
This genomic interval carries:
- the argJ gene encoding bifunctional glutamate N-acetyltransferase/amino-acid acetyltransferase ArgJ; the protein is MDYPKGFFSFGTNIGIKDKTKDFGVIYSEKPCKAAAVFTKNNFPGAPVIVGKEHIRDGVLQAVVINSKNSNVATGEKGISNSRQICSEIAKSLGILETSVLPSSTGVIGVPLPMQVILPACAQAKSNLKPGNLEEVAEAIMTTDTRRKISVRKIKSSNGEAVIFGMAKGAGMIEPNMATMLSYILTDAQVEGEVYPILKDCVDLSFNCITIDSDTSTSDTVALLSNGLAGSVDANEFKSALLEICTDLAKEVARDGEGATKLIEVRVKKSKDESQARKIGKSILNSPLIKTAIYGGDPNWGRLVMAVGKVFDEPIPFDSLEIYFGGLPVKGADSETLKKLSEYLKKNSEIFVDVVLNTGNKEMVFWGCDLTEGYVKENAYYTT
- a CDS encoding PP2C family protein-serine/threonine phosphatase; this translates as MRNILIVFLSVILFSLILFSGLLNSYSKEARFPFYFYPNGKVAVSSGSHTDLVGMRIDLIEYEIVRKLGADYGLSGHQFHFFAKEGSVVKSLSLDMRSSFEVLKDFLPDIFLSLLYFLVAIWFFFYTRDLYIFLLFGSLSSLFLFNFFLLAFHDFLFPFFFFLYFTGFLVLDVSFRLRGKEIPSRWFAPQVIFSLVAGFVGLSQKGNPDLFQFLSINGIYFNVFSAGICILQLVSHTFRNKGTFQEVSKKLSIVLAFFLITIVPFLMAELGTTKSFFMIRPYLMTALILFPVLIIFGTYTYSLVPVQIAFSSSLTSIYSILILTFGYLFGLEFFVRWNPGFLGKHQREWNLFYVVVAAYFLGSLNNKLYKWIDYWSFRNNPKLHTALEELSVMIGAPISMRATINNLIRRLVDALEVKKLQILIPADKFSGTDLRNINFIRIPYGSEIWTYFADHTEVTITSHLAYGLGIRESVFKFLNQMEVQLAYPLFNFEKGKEVIAVFLVGEKINRKNFTLGELRFLKECTRLASLLIRNYSLLVDEVEKKRIVRDLNMAAVLDKTLHLPELETIKSVQLGYFTLPAVGISGDYLDILKLSPKRQLLFLGDVSGHGLGSGYLVSAVRGIIRRQLGNSSSLPDIFRTINLFLIERYRGSEFMTSIAGIYNASDGAFSFVNAGHTPPICIRKNGKIELRNETQRVLGVLPTDYRILTIHLNPGDKLVLFTDGVTETFDDNEEIFGEENLLRILSLNHDKDAQSLADLIKKTLEEFRNYKEPSDDISFVCLEVSE